aacagctaaacgtgtacatttagtttataagcctatcccaagtttgtaagcctatcccttagtcgccttttacgacatccttgaggaagagatggagtggccctattcttttttctaatggtgccaggaaccacacggcaaacatagtgtcaaaataaaaagtatttttaagactgttggctctgtctacctcgcaataGACGGTATTTGTATATAGATAGTTAAGACTAGCGAGTCTTAACATTACTAAACATTGGCACGCGGGGTACGCTCACACGTTTTCATTAACGGCTTATATACGTTTGTGTCCGAATCTGAAGTAAATCTCAGAAAAACTATGTCGAGGGTCATTTTGTTTTGACacatgacattgacatttgATATGACATCTGCTTTGCATCAAGAAGCATCAAGCTATAATTTCtgtttgttgtttttctttgttttgatttgaaattttgaacgattattaaatattacaaaaaaattttgaacctTAAATTGTAGATACATTCATTACAGTTAGGTCTGAAACAGAATGGCTGAtggtaataaattttgatgaagtATATAAATCATAATCATGACTGGTTTTCCTGTATCGTCTGTTACAAAATGACTTTGTTTCTCTGTTGTTACAGAAGATGTTATCCGAAGAAGACTACTTATTGACGGAGATGGTACTGGTGATGACAGAAGGCtgaatgttttattgaaaaccTTAATAAAATGGTGTAACAGTTCTGATGACAAACCTGAAGAGAGGTTAGAATTTGTTTACTTATAACCTAGTAAATATGTACTATATATAGCAGTATCATTGCTGCGCCTTTGAGGGAGTTAGTAgttcttttacaatattttttttaatttcagtaaAGCAACACATGACAGAATGCTTGCTCAAATAGCTCAGTGTGAGTTTGCTGTGACAAAATCACAGCTTGGTTCTGAAATGATGGCCGCTGAGCTAAAAAGTTATGAAGaattatcaaaaatacttGAAACTGGTATTGAAGTGGCTAAAGGGAACATTGAAAAAAGTAAGGCAGATCTTGCACAGGCCAAGACAGTGCGTAAGAACCGTATAGAATATGATGTGTTAGCCAAAGTTATCAGTGAACAACCAGATAGGAAGGAGACATTAGAGCGTTTGAGTACTTTGAAAACGGAACTGAGTAGCTTAGAGGCTACGAAGCACCAATTGGAGAGCAGATTAGCATTGAGAAAGAAACAGTTCCACGTATTGGTGACATCTATACATCAGTTACAAGCACTGTTGGACGAACCTGATGATGTGGAGCCCATGTCTGATGATGTTGAAATGAAAGAAGTTGAAAGTACAACATAATTTGTAGTAATATTTGTAAGTGGAATAAAATTTCtgtacattattttcttcttattaCAAGCAGTTTCTGTTCTGCAGTTCCTGAAATCAGATTAATATTAATCCTAACCCAATCAATCTGCTACATTCTAATCTAGATCTGCATTGGTCATACCTTAACACTGCGAGTTACATAGTTTGATAGCACTTATATTGTCAAAGACTTGTAGTATGATGATCATTTTAAAAGCCAGAATAATTGGAATCTATTTCAAATACCTACCAATAATAGGTATGaagaagtaaaattttatcaaaatgcttttattttgtaaagaatTTCAATCTTATAGTAAAATTTAACTcttaaaagattttatgtaACTTTCACATTAGTAAAAGATCTGTATATTGACACTAAAAGACtcattttatgttaatttaaatggTT
Above is a window of Amyelois transitella isolate CPQ chromosome 8, ilAmyTran1.1, whole genome shotgun sequence DNA encoding:
- the LOC106138335 gene encoding THO complex subunit 7 homolog, whose translation is MADEDVIRRRLLIDGDGTGDDRRLNVLLKTLIKWCNSSDDKPEESKATHDRMLAQIAQCEFAVTKSQLGSEMMAAELKSYEELSKILETGIEVAKGNIEKSKADLAQAKTVRKNRIEYDVLAKVISEQPDRKETLERLSTLKTELSSLEATKHQLESRLALRKKQFHVLVTSIHQLQALLDEPDDVEPMSDDVEMKEVESTT